The sequence below is a genomic window from Spirochaetota bacterium.
TCGTGAATAACGCATCAATTGCCGGGGTTAATGGCGGTGGCGGGGTACGCGTCTTCGCGTGCTCGAATATTACTATCGCCGGCACGGTGGTGAACAACACGTCGGTGAGATTTGGCGGCGGTGTGTGCATCGAGGACTGCACGAACATTACGGTATCGGCGCAAGTGGCGAGTAACTACGCGACCATGTCCGGCGGCGGCATGTATGTCAACAATACGGTGGATTCGTTCGTTTCCGGTTCATTTGTCAGCAATAACTCCGGATATATGGGCGGGGGCATTTGTGTTTCAGCCGGTACGAATACGATGATAATGAATTGCTTTTTTTCGAATAACATATCGACGGTTACGAATGCGACGCTCCATTTTACCAATGTAACCGCGGTAATGTATCCGGTGACCATATCGAACTGCGTATTCTACGGCGGCGGGAATAATGCAATACCGATGTTCGAGCAGACGGCGGAAATGACCAATCATGTGATCGTATCCAACTGCTTTTATACGAACACGCTGAAATATCTGTATGTGGATTATGGCGGTCCGATAATATCGAACGATCAGGTAAGCCAGCTGAATATCGGAAAATATTTCAAGCATGATGCGACGAACGCCGCGCGTAACATCGTCATGCCGAGACCTCTGATCGCGTCGAATACGAGCTCGGGCATGTTGTACCTGGACATGCAGGCGGCCATCAATGGTGCGAGCCCCGGCGATGAGATACGGGTGCGGGATATCGTTCTCACGCGAAGTGCCGAGCAATTGAACGCGCTGTCGGTCACCAACGGTGTATTCATTACGAACAAGAACAATCTGCGTATCATCGGCGGGTGCGATGCGGCATTCGCGCTTCAGGCGGGGGTATACACGACGCTTGACGGCGGGGGTATCGGGCCGCTCTCAAACCGCGTTGTCTATATAGCAAATCTTTCGAATCTAACCTTCAGCGGTTTTGCGATAAAACGCGGGGGTTCGAACAATGCGGCAACAGCAGTGCTTCCCGATGGATCGGGGGTGATGTTCTCCAACGCGCATCAATGCTTTCTATCGAATATCATCGTCAGCAATTGCGTGTCGTACAACGGCGGCGGCATGTTCGTACGCATAGCTACGAACAACTATATCGCGGCGGATATATTCCGGTGCGCAGCGTCAAATTTCGGCGGCGGGTTATTAGCCGAAGCGTGTTATAACAACATATTTACCGGGTCAACGAAGAGCAATGTCGCGGAGGTATACGGCGGCGGTGTGTTCGGGTGGAATCTAACGAATAGTCTATTTGATCTGACCGTTCTCAGCAACAATTCGATCAATAACGCCGGCGGCGTTGCGCTGCTGTTCGCGACAAACTGTACCCTGAGTGGAACGGTGGCGAGCAACCGCGCCGCCTTTGCAGCCGGCGGCCTCATAATGGCCTACGGCACCAGCAATAATGTGAGCGCGGTGTTGGTCAGCAATAACGCCATGGCACATGGCGGTGCTTTGTTCAGCCAAAGTACAAACATCAGAGTGAGCGGGGTCATTGCGTATAATAATGCTGTAATGGGTGGCGGACTCGGCGTGGCAGCCTCGGTACTCTGTGTCATCGGCGGCGATGTGATACATAACAGCGTAACGGCCGGCGGCGGCGGTGTATTCATGGAGACATCGACGAATATTACCTTTAACGCAACTATAGCGAATAACAGCGCATTATTCGGCGCCGGGATCTTGCTCGCTATTTCAAATACCAATATCTTTATCAACGGCAGTATTGTAAGCAACAGCGCGATGAGCAACGGCGGCGGCATATACATCAGTGAAAAAAACGATAACGTTCAAATGACCGGGTATAATGCGTACAACAGCTCTTTGAGCAACGGCGGCGGCATATATCTGTTTGGCGGGAGCCGGTATTTGATAGCGGGTACTATCGCGAGCAATAAAGCCCTCATGGGCGGGGCTGTATATTTCGATCAGAACACGAACAGCAGCGTATGTGGAACGGTGGTGAGCAATGCCGCGAGTTACGGCGGGGCACTGTTTTTCTACAGCGGGTCGAACAATTATATAACAAACTGTTATTTCTCGAACAACACAGCATCGGTTACGAACGCGACACTCTACTTCTCCAATGTCGCCGCGGTTCGTTATCCGGTGACTATATCGAACTGCACATTCTTCGGCGCGGGGAATAACGCCATTCCGATGCTCGAGATCGCTGCGGAAATGACCAATCATGTGATCGTGTCGAATTGCTTCTATACGAACACGCTCAAATATCTCTATGTGGATTTCGGCGCACGGATTATATCGAACGATCAGGTGAGTCAGCTGAACATTGGCAAATACTACAAGCATGATGCGACGAATGCCGCGCTTAACATCGTCATGCCGAGACCTTTTGTCGCGTCGAATACGAACTTGGGTATGTTGTACCTGGACATGCAGGCGGCCATCAATGGTGCGAGTCCCGGCGATGAGATACGGGTGCGGGATATCGTTCTCACGCGAAGCGCCGAGCAATTGAACGCTCTATCGGTCACCAACGGCGTATTTATAACGAACAAGAACAACTTGCGCATCATCGGCGGGTGTGATGCGGCATTCGCACCGCAGGTGGGTGTGTACACAGCGCTTGTCGGCGGTAGTTTTGGCACGAATCGCCTTGTGTATATAGCCAACCTCACGAACCTGGTTTTCGACGGATTTGTTATGCAGGGAGGCGGGTCAAATGCGGCATCCCCGGTGATGAACCAGAACGGAACGGGGTTCTTTGCCTCCAACATTGACTCGTGCTGGATATCGAACATCATCGTGAGCAATTGCGTTTCATCGAATGGCGGCGGCATATTTCTAGGATGCGTGACCAATACTACGGTAAGTGCAGCGGTGCTGAATTGTTTTGCTTCGAATATCGGCGGGGGGGTGTATGTCGGCCCGGGTACGAACAACACTGTTGCCGGTTTTATCTCGAACAATACTGCAATAAATGGCGGCGGCGTATTCGTAACGAATGCCAATGCAATAATGGTGAATGCAACGATTTCAAGCAACAAAGCAAGACAGTATGGCGGCGGCGTCTATATCGGCAGTGTGACCAACTGCAATTTGCTTGGGGTCATTAAAGATAATATTGCCGCAACCGAAGGCGGCGGCGTTTACGGATATGCCACAACGAATTTCACTATTAACGCCACGGTAGCGAACAATGTCGGAACGGGCGCAGGCGTCGATATGAATTACAGCTACAGCTTCTCATTATACGGCACAGTGGCAAGCAATTCTTCAAGCGGTAATATCGGGGGCGGATGGCTGTTTTTTGGATCGAATGTGACAGTGAACGCAACATTTATCAGTAATACTTCGGCCGTGGGTGTCGGCGGATTTGATCTGTACGGGGTCAAGGATGGAACAGTAGCTGGGGCATTCATCAGCAACAAGGCGACAAGTGATTGCGGCGGCTTTGGACTCAACGACTCAACGAATATCCGTGTAAATATCACGGCTATTGGCAATATTTCAGGAAGAGACGGAGGTGCGGTATTTATTCAGCGCGGCTATAACAATGCCTTGTGCGGGACGTTTCTGGGCAATACTGCGGACTTGGCGGGGGGCGGCATTGCGGTCGAGCAAGGATCGAATAACTACATCACCAATTGTTTTTTCTCGAACAATTACGGCACGGTGACCAATGCGACGCTTCATTTCACGAACTGCATGTCCACGGCCGTACGGTATCCGGTGACCATATCGAATTGTGTGTTCATCGGCGGCGGGGTAAATGCGTATGCAATTATTGAATCAATGGGGGAGTTAACGAACCATGTGCTGTCATCGAACTGTTTCTACACGAAC
It includes:
- a CDS encoding right-handed parallel beta-helix repeat-containing protein, which translates into the protein MNNASIAGVNGGGGVRVFACSNITIAGTVVNNTSVRFGGGVCIEDCTNITVSAQVASNYATMSGGGMYVNNTVDSFVSGSFVSNNSGYMGGGICVSAGTNTMIMNCFFSNNISTVTNATLHFTNVTAVMYPVTISNCVFYGGGNNAIPMFEQTAEMTNHVIVSNCFYTNTLKYLYVDYGGPIISNDQVSQLNIGKYFKHDATNAARNIVMPRPLIASNTSSGMLYLDMQAAINGASPGDEIRVRDIVLTRSAEQLNALSVTNGVFITNKNNLRIIGGCDAAFALQAGVYTTLDGGGIGPLSNRVVYIANLSNLTFSGFAIKRGGSNNAATAVLPDGSGVMFSNAHQCFLSNIIVSNCVSYNGGGMFVRIATNNYIAADIFRCAASNFGGGLLAEACYNNIFTGSTKSNVAEVYGGGVFGWNLTNSLFDLTVLSNNSINNAGGVALLFATNCTLSGTVASNRAAFAAGGLIMAYGTSNNVSAVLVSNNAMAHGGALFSQSTNIRVSGVIAYNNAVMGGGLGVAASVLCVIGGDVIHNSVTAGGGGVFMETSTNITFNATIANNSALFGAGILLAISNTNIFINGSIVSNSAMSNGGGIYISEKNDNVQMTGYNAYNSSLSNGGGIYLFGGSRYLIAGTIASNKALMGGAVYFDQNTNSSVCGTVVSNAASYGGALFFYSGSNNYITNCYFSNNTASVTNATLYFSNVAAVRYPVTISNCTFFGAGNNAIPMLEIAAEMTNHVIVSNCFYTNTLKYLYVDFGARIISNDQVSQLNIGKYYKHDATNAALNIVMPRPFVASNTNLGMLYLDMQAAINGASPGDEIRVRDIVLTRSAEQLNALSVTNGVFITNKNNLRIIGGCDAAFAPQVGVYTALVGGSFGTNRLVYIANLTNLVFDGFVMQGGGSNAASPVMNQNGTGFFASNIDSCWISNIIVSNCVSSNGGGIFLGCVTNTTVSAAVLNCFASNIGGGVYVGPGTNNTVAGFISNNTAINGGGVFVTNANAIMVNATISSNKARQYGGGVYIGSVTNCNLLGVIKDNIAATEGGGVYGYATTNFTINATVANNVGTGAGVDMNYSYSFSLYGTVASNSSSGNIGGGWLFFGSNVTVNATFISNTSAVGVGGFDLYGVKDGTVAGAFISNKATSDCGGFGLNDSTNIRVNITAIGNISGRDGGAVFIQRGYNNALCGTFLGNTADLAGGGIAVEQGSNNYITNCFFSNNYGTVTNATLHFTNCMSTAVRYPVTISNCVFIGGGVNAYAIIESMGELTNHVLSSNCFYTNSLKYLYRDFGGQIVSNDRIDILNTKGHIWHDATNARWNIVMPQMMIASNTNKGILYFDFQSAVDGASAGDEVRVLAANLTRNGQLNALAITNGVFITNKNNLRIIGGYDAAFTSVTGYTTLDGGSAAIANRLMYIANLTNLALSNFVIRRGGTNTVVPQFEGTGILLLSVKQSLLSNIIVSNCSSTNGGGLSLNECTNVAITAAVINCVSSNIGGGFYSASGISNSIGGTVSNCIAAASGGGGGVLDGRDIDINAFIFSNYSENAGGVLYYASQGGTVSGVMMSNRANTGGGGVYIAGSSNVTVTASVCSNSAGSSGGINLNFSTNCTVNATVANNSAVDAGGVYLFDGRGNTINGIIVSNTASGTAGGLLVMNNFNTTVNALVAYNSGGIGGGIVVFTGSNTTVNSTIANNTAGSGGGIYLYLPISTVINAALRSNYAPTGGGVYMYHATNT